tgaatcatcagagctgaacaggtgatggagaaacaggtttaccttttaggtgacatggatgagttgaagttatgaactgtttctgagagacaaataacaccaggatccttttctatgtagctgatagctggtaactgtgcaggggcggatctagcaaagtgatgccagggggccaggtagggcgttaacagggaaaggggggcacaaagaaatacttttaattcttattctcatttaaaatgtctagcttttaataaataattatctgagtcttacaacaaacaattgatcatatataccatcaagacagtgtacatcactgtcacaacagtgttgttttcattcaaaggctttatgatttttcctataatggcgggccggtctctagtcaaaatgcccgggtcgattttttttgtcccagtccagccctggatgcagctcatctgtagtctggtgttacctacatcttcctattcagaaggcagaatttctgagttctgagtacaatcaaaagcaccacgactgcagtttttgtgttggatgtaaaagcgCATGATgctgtgacgtaggctagaatcatCGCGCAGTCGACgatggtccaggcgtgggatttctctcgtggaagtatgcacattattttttcctttctattggtaggtggcacagtgcacttgtggcaagtaagcaagctagaagactggcagtctggctgggtatccagttacggaagcaacatattaacaagagaagtctgactaaaaccaaagttactttccctagtaactagttacttttaaagtaatgagtaacttgaagtaactgagttacttttgatggaagtaactagtaatgtaactaagttactaatttaaagtaacttacccaacactgcttattAATAATTAACACAAATCTTTTTCCATTGTGTTGCACCATGCACCTTACTACCAAATTTattatttcaattcaattcaattttatttatatagcgccaaatcacaacaacagtcgcctcaaggcgctttatattgtacagtagattctacagtaatagatacagagaaaaacccaacaatcatatgaccccctatgaagcACTatgcaagcactttggcaacagtgtgaaggaaaaactcacttttaacaggatgaaacctccagcagaaccaggctcagggaggggcggccatctgctgtgaccggttggggtgagagaaggaagacaggataaagacatgctgtggaagagagacagtgattaataacaggtatgattcagtgcagagaggtctattaacacatagtgagtgagaaaggtgactggaaaggaaatactcaatgcatcatgggaatccccggctgcctacgtctattgcagcacaactaagggaggattcagggtcgcctggtccagccctaactatatacttttttagcaaaaggaaagttttaagcctaatcttaaaagtagagatagtgtctgtctccgaatccaaactggaagctggttccacagaagaggaaaaactgaaggctctcctcccattctacttttaaatatttagattctACTTTTCTCTCGAGCTAATACTCTAGATGAACAACAAGGTTTGATGCCTGCAgtgccatcaagtttggcaaaggcctgataacaagacattcatttgattcTGTGTTGGAATAGAGTCTATGCAGgacggtagctctcgaggactaggattgggcacccctgctctaggaacaacaagggcattaagataagataagatggggcctgattatttaagaccttgtatgtgaggagcaggattttgaattcaattctggatttacaggaagccaatgaagggaagccaataaaGGAGAAATGTGCTCTGTCTTTCCAgaccctgtcagtactcttgctgcagcagtttggattaattgaaggcttttcagggagtttttaggacttcctgctaataatgaattacagtagtccagcctggaagtaataaatgcatgaactagtttttcagcgtcactctgagacattTCTCATTTTTGGGCCATTCAATCCTTATACAACTGTAGCAAGAGCTTGTTCTACATAGCCAGTAATAAGTCATACTCATTTCCAGTGGGTGTTAGAGTCTGCCAGGGTTGCTCTTTGTCATCGATTCTGTTCAGAATTTTTATGGATAGAATTTCTAGGCATAGCCGAGTGGCTTCAGGATTCCACTTGGGTGGTATCAGAATCTGatctctgcttttcgcagatgatgtggttctgttagCTCCatcaggtgatggcctccagcttgcACTGAAATGGTTCGCAGCCAAGTGTGAAacagtgggaatgagaatcagcacctgcaaatctgaggccatggtcctcagccggaaaagcttgaagtgcccactctgggtcagggacaggttcctgccccaagtggaggattTTATGTATCTTGGAGTCTTGTTTAGATGTGCTGGGAGAAAGGAACAGGAGATCAAAAGGCGGactggtgctgcagctgcactgATGCAGTGATGCAGATGATGTACCGGTCCGTTGTCATGAAGAGAGAGTTGAGTGTAAAAatcgaagctctcaatttactggtcGATCCACGCCTCTACCCTCACCCATGGTTacaagctgtgggtagtgacagAAGGAATGAGACCGTTGATACAAGCGCCAGAAATTAGGTTCCTTCtgagggtggctggcctctcccttagagatagggtgaggagttcagtcaTTTGGGAGTGGCTCAGAgtggagctgctgctcctccacattgacaggagccagttgaggtggttcagcatttgacaaggatgcctcctgggcacctcctgggtgaggtgttctgggcatgtcccaccttggggaggccctggggcagacccaggacacgctggagagattatatcgcTCAGCTGCCCTGGGAACGCCCTGGTGTTCCCCCCTGACAAGCTGGATGAAGTGGTCAGGTAGACGGAGGTCTGGACTTGTCTGCTTAGGCTCCTGCCCCCGCACACTGGtcaaggataagtggaagaagatggatggatggatggacggacgaATAGTTCACCCCATATATTTGACTTGCCCAAGTCAGATTTTTCAGTTCATCAGCTGCACATCTTATAACTATTTCCAGAATTAGATCAAAGTGTGCTAATGATGCTTTCAGTTATTGTAGTTCCATTCCTTGAAACAAGGGGCCCCTACATGCATtcaaaaacagactgaaaatctTTTTATTCACACAGGCTTATACTTTataggtgttgttgttttgttttgtttcattttgtagtttttataGCTTCAGGCCTTGTAAAACTACAAaagttttatatgtttttgtcttctGTTAAAAGCACATAGAGTTAACATGTTATGAAATGTGCCAAAGTTTAGAATGAGTATGGACAATTTTTGTTATCACAGGCAAGAATTATAAATATATGACGTTTGATTGGTTTAatctcctaagacccgaacccTTTCACagcatgtatttttaatttctccttgatatttgggcatattgggacccgatgaatgtaaaaacaaagaattaccagattttcttttttacctgatttttgtttctaagaaaaatgagaggtACATATTTCGTttaaaatttcgatagaacagtatCAGTATGATggcctcgtaagtggatatcaggcccttgtagagcaaaattgagtattttggtctaaataacctaaaatgtgatgtccacatatgtggacgccaggtcctaggaggttgaGTTTGCAACTTAAGGCAACAAGAGACCTATTTTTCAAACCATCTTCAAAAGAACTATAatggtgtgaaaaagtctttattttaaatttaaatactaaacaaaaataacaaaagtaaaCATAAAATGAAATTTCTAAATGAAGGTATTTAtcaataaggaaaaaaaatcttaaccACAtgaccctgtgtgaaaaagtgattacatctaataactggttgggccacccttagcagcaacaactgcaatcaaaCATTTGCAATAGCTGGTTATGAGTCTTTTACAGCACTGTAGAAGAATTTTGGCCTATTCATCTGTACAGAATTCTAGAGGGTTAGAGAGGGTTTTCAAGCATAAAACACTGAGGTCATGCCACACCATCTCAATAGAATTCAGGTGATAATAAACACCTTGGTTTAGAAACtgaattttgtgtttacttgtgttatctttgtctaatatttaaaagtgtttgaTGAGATGAAggatgtaagtgtgacaaacattttaaaatggacGATTTTCATATCACTTATATAAGGATTAATGCAGTTTAAGTGCAGAGAAGAcaaaaattcagttttaaaaagatgcaAAACAATTGATATCACAAGAAGACTTGATAAAGTTATCACATTAAGACATGTCAGCAATTaatgtttctctgttttattctgtAAGTTAATTTGAGTATCAGAAACCTTtctaaaaatattattaaactaaacatttgacataaaaatacattttaaatgatatATATTAATAAAGACCGTAATATTTAGTTTGACAACTTACATATAAATTTGCAATGAATAACTTATGAGCATCATTATCAGTTGTTAGtattcctaaataaaataaaataatgcaaaaaccatgtttgttttgttgaagCTGGTGGAGGAAAATATTAacaatttatttacagtcaGTTTTTAATCCAGTGCTcacctttctttttttgaatctctgcatcaaaacattttttatttctttagtcTTGAAACAGTAAATCATTGGATTCACAACAGCAGGTATTAGGCTGTACAACATTGTAATAATAATCCGAATAACAAGATTAAAATTGAATCCCACACCATTAGCAAGATAAACAAAGCATCTTGGCACATAGTAAAGGCAGGTAATAAAGAGCTGAGGGGCACAAGTGGACAGGACTTTGTGACGTCTCTCAGTCTGAGACATCCTCAGAACAGctatgatgacagaaaaataggATAAAATTATCAATGTTAAAGGAAACAGCAGAGTGACCATTGCATTAGCAAGTGCAACACTGTACACATATTCCCGCTCATCACTACAACCCAGCCTTGTTATTGATATATGATCACAGTAACATTGCATGATAATATTCTGGTCACAGTAAGGCAAAGTTAAGGCATGAAGCACAATTCCCAGCAAACGTATAAATGTTAAAACCCAGCACATGGTGCAAGCAATAGCCACTGCTTTGTTTGTAAATAAAACGGGATATTTAAAAGGAAACCATATGGCAACAAAACGATCCAAAGCCATCATCAGCAAGTTTAAAGACTGAATAGCTCCCAAAGAATGAACAAAATACATCTGTGTAAAACAAGCTCCAAAAGAAGTGATCATGTCATTCCACCAGTATCTGGCTATGATTTTTGGAAGAGTCACCACGCCAAAGCAGATGTCTGTCATTGCAAGGTTAGAAAAGATCACATATATTGGTTTGTGCAGAGTCCGCTCAAAAATGATAACAGCTATAGTGAAACCATTTCCAATTACAATAGCAaggaaaacaagaagaagaagaacagacaCTGGACCATAATATTCAGGAGGAAGTCCAGGAAATCCAATAATAATGAACTCTTTTATAGTTGTAATATTGGTGTATTTCATAATTATATATACACAGAAATAATCATAAAccaaaagtaaaattaaacaaacCACATTTTAGTCCTATGACAAAAATGATACAAATGTTTAGGTTAGATACTCTGTTATAATAATGATTAATTAGCTCTATTCATATCATCAATATGCCTCAGCTCTTTAGCTCTAACTCTGCAAGAACATAACCCACTTTCCAAAACAGTGTTGAtggttttatattgtaaatgtTTCCAACAGAGTCTGAACTAATGATGTGTGGGGTGAATAACGCTCAGAGGAAACAACTCCCATGTGCATTCAAACTTTTGAAGTGACTCGTTGCTTATACTGTATAATGAAATGATTTGTACTGAAG
The genomic region above belongs to Oreochromis aureus strain Israel breed Guangdong linkage group 14, ZZ_aureus, whole genome shotgun sequence and contains:
- the LOC116310869 gene encoding olfactory receptor 52B2-like, yielding MKYTNITTIKEFIIIGFPGLPPEYYGPVSVLLLLVFLAIVIGNGFTIAVIIFERTLHKPIYVIFSNLAMTDICFGVVTLPKIIARYWWNDMITSFGACFTQMYFVHSLGAIQSLNLLMMALDRFVAIWFPFKYPVLFTNKAVAIACTMCWVLTFIRLLGIVLHALTLPYCDQNIIMQCYCDHISITRLGCSDEREYVYSVALANAMVTLLFPLTLIILSYFSVIIAVLRMSQTERRHKVLSTCAPQLFITCLYYVPRCFVYLANGVGFNFNLVIRIIITMLYSLIPAVVNPMIYCFKTKEIKNVLMQRFKKRKVSTGLKTDCK